In one window of Erwinia tasmaniensis Et1/99 DNA:
- a CDS encoding RHS repeat-associated core domain-containing protein, with product MSEAARVGDAIGHSAALAGMISGTLVGGLIAAAGSVAAGALFVAGLASSCLGIGVLLIGASLALGYLAGEAGTAARDGIAAAGAGSVSASGQILTGSPDVFINGKPAAIATVSQAGCDKDGPSMQMAQGSDRVFINGRPAARVGDKTNCDATVMAGSPSVRIGGGTVTTLAIKPEVPEWAYKASDLTLLLTGLLGGAGGALSKVGKVGKLLGRLPGINRLGQIACRFGTLMTAGAAAGIIARPVDIISGQKFLSGDDELDFVLPSRLPVEWQRYWRSGNPAEGVLGRGWSLFWESSLQRHGDGLAWRAPSGDLVSFPMVPCGHKTYCEAEKCWLMHNADGSWRLYDVGEQSWHYPLLDGEHPARLNMLTDAAGNATSLFYDEQGRLGELVDGAGQRLGCRYLTTAAGRSRLSAVLLHTPDGERTLVSYAYDDEGQLVTVRNRAGEVTRRFTWRDGLMASHQDANGLLNEYQWREIDGLPRVTAWRHSAGEELALHYDFNGGTRRAVRDDGMQASWQLDDDDSVAQFTDFDGSRLAFVYARGELCGVLLPGGGQRRSEWDRYGRLLSETDPTGRKTLYQYDRNGDRLVCVTHPDGGREYQQWDDRGRLVKQTDAAENSTLYHYPDEEESLPTRITDALGGVARPEWNGRGLLTRYTDCSGSVTAYGYDVFGQLTDRTDAEGNVTRYLWDAAGRLQTLRHADGSEEHFAWNERGQLARHQDPLGGETRWRYNLLGQPLSVTDRIDRTRSWHYSPRGWLTRLENGNGGEYRFSYDAAGRLTGERRPDNTDRLYRYGPDGQLAERRETSPQDGLTPPPHRLHRFRYDEAGRLEWRGNDSAEWRYHYDAAGRLNALARTPTAAGAALGIEADRVELKYDGAGNLPCERGVNGELGYRWDALANLQALTLPQGDGLQWLHYGSGHVSAVKFNRQLVSEFTRDRLHRETGRSQGALHQQRRYDALGRRSWQSSAFSDGRITRPEEGILWRAFRYTGRGELAGVSDALRGEVHYGYDAEGRLLQHRELKSGRVGGRLLYDAADNLLGEQAPHDDPEQHPPPRPLGDNRLAHWRRLFYRYDAWGNLVSRRHGVSEQHYTYDADNRLIRARGFGPQGEFSARYHYDALGRRTRKEVTYAGKSAQTTRFLWQGYRLLQEQRANGTRRTWSYDPESPWTPLAAIEQAGEGPEADIYWLNSDLNGAPLEVTDAEGNLRWSGQYDTFGRLLGQTVAGSAQRTGPVYDQPLRYAGQYQDNESGLHYNLFRYYEPEVGRFTTQDPVGLAGGMNLYAYAPNPLSWIDPLGLTKCSPNKKTTYEGVSRRDALRQAKRDAGIPNNQHPKSINRPDLMDGYGKRFLDDNGKVVRTREYEFTNIDGKAVYIQEHSLGHAKATPLHGAEPHFNVRPIDDLSGEVLNTGSVLGTHGHYNF from the coding sequence ATGAGTGAAGCCGCACGCGTCGGCGACGCCATCGGCCATTCCGCCGCGCTGGCCGGGATGATTAGCGGTACGCTGGTCGGCGGGCTGATTGCCGCCGCGGGGTCCGTGGCCGCCGGCGCGCTGTTCGTCGCCGGGCTGGCCTCGTCCTGTCTTGGTATCGGCGTGCTGCTGATTGGCGCGAGCCTGGCGCTGGGGTATCTCGCCGGGGAGGCGGGCACGGCGGCGCGCGACGGCATTGCCGCGGCCGGGGCGGGCAGCGTGTCGGCCTCGGGGCAGATACTGACCGGCTCGCCGGACGTGTTTATCAACGGCAAGCCGGCGGCCATCGCCACGGTCAGCCAGGCGGGCTGCGATAAGGACGGGCCGTCGATGCAGATGGCCCAGGGCTCCGACCGGGTGTTTATCAACGGCCGGCCCGCCGCGCGCGTCGGCGATAAAACCAACTGTGACGCCACGGTGATGGCCGGCTCGCCCAGCGTGCGCATCGGCGGCGGCACCGTCACCACGCTGGCGATAAAGCCCGAGGTGCCGGAGTGGGCCTACAAGGCCTCCGACCTGACGCTGCTGCTGACCGGGCTGCTCGGCGGCGCGGGCGGCGCGCTCAGCAAGGTGGGTAAGGTGGGCAAACTGCTGGGCAGGCTGCCCGGCATCAACAGGCTGGGGCAGATTGCCTGCCGCTTTGGCACGCTGATGACCGCCGGCGCGGCGGCGGGCATTATCGCCCGCCCGGTGGATATCATCAGCGGGCAGAAGTTTCTCTCCGGCGACGACGAGCTGGACTTCGTGCTGCCGTCGCGCCTGCCGGTCGAATGGCAGCGCTACTGGCGCAGCGGCAACCCGGCAGAGGGCGTGCTGGGGCGCGGCTGGAGCCTGTTCTGGGAAAGCAGCCTGCAGCGTCACGGCGACGGGCTGGCGTGGCGCGCGCCGTCCGGCGACCTCGTCTCATTCCCGATGGTGCCGTGCGGCCATAAAACCTACTGCGAGGCGGAAAAGTGCTGGCTGATGCACAACGCCGACGGCAGCTGGCGGCTGTACGACGTCGGCGAACAGTCCTGGCACTATCCGCTGCTGGACGGGGAGCATCCCGCCCGGCTGAACATGCTGACGGACGCCGCCGGCAACGCCACCTCGCTGTTTTATGACGAGCAGGGACGGCTGGGCGAACTGGTGGACGGCGCGGGCCAGCGCCTGGGCTGCCGCTATCTGACCACCGCGGCCGGGCGGTCACGCCTGAGCGCGGTGCTGCTGCACACCCCGGACGGGGAGCGCACGCTGGTCAGCTACGCGTATGACGACGAAGGGCAGCTTGTCACCGTGCGCAACCGCGCGGGCGAGGTCACGCGCCGCTTCACCTGGCGCGACGGGCTGATGGCCAGCCACCAGGACGCCAACGGGCTGCTGAACGAATATCAGTGGCGGGAAATTGACGGCCTGCCGCGCGTCACCGCCTGGCGACACAGCGCCGGGGAAGAGCTGGCGCTGCACTACGACTTTAACGGCGGCACGCGCCGGGCGGTGCGCGACGACGGCATGCAGGCCAGCTGGCAGCTGGACGACGACGACAGCGTGGCGCAGTTCACCGACTTCGACGGCAGCCGGCTGGCGTTCGTCTACGCGCGCGGCGAGCTGTGCGGCGTGCTGCTGCCGGGCGGCGGCCAGCGCCGGAGCGAGTGGGACCGCTACGGGCGGCTGCTGAGCGAGACCGACCCGACCGGGCGCAAAACCCTTTACCAGTACGACCGTAACGGCGACCGCCTGGTCTGCGTCACCCACCCGGACGGCGGCCGCGAGTATCAGCAGTGGGATGACCGGGGCCGCCTGGTTAAACAGACCGACGCGGCGGAAAACAGCACGCTTTATCACTATCCGGATGAAGAAGAGAGCCTGCCGACGCGCATCACCGACGCCCTCGGCGGCGTGGCCCGGCCTGAGTGGAACGGCCGGGGGCTGCTGACGCGCTATACCGACTGCTCCGGCAGCGTCACCGCGTACGGCTATGACGTTTTTGGCCAGCTCACCGACCGCACCGATGCGGAAGGCAACGTGACCCGGTATCTCTGGGACGCCGCCGGGCGTCTGCAAACCCTGCGCCACGCGGACGGCAGCGAGGAGCACTTCGCCTGGAACGAACGCGGGCAGCTGGCGCGCCATCAGGACCCGCTCGGCGGCGAGACGCGCTGGCGCTACAACCTGCTGGGCCAGCCGCTCAGCGTCACCGACCGCATCGACCGCACGCGCAGCTGGCACTACAGCCCGCGCGGCTGGCTGACGCGGCTGGAGAACGGCAACGGCGGCGAGTACCGGTTCAGCTACGACGCCGCCGGGCGCCTGACCGGCGAACGCCGCCCGGACAACACCGACCGCCTGTACCGCTACGGCCCGGACGGCCAGCTTGCCGAACGCCGGGAAACCAGCCCGCAGGACGGCCTTACGCCGCCGCCTCACCGCCTGCACCGCTTCCGCTATGACGAGGCGGGGCGGCTGGAATGGCGCGGCAACGACAGCGCCGAATGGCGGTATCACTACGACGCGGCGGGCAGGCTGAACGCGCTGGCGCGTACGCCGACCGCCGCCGGGGCGGCGCTGGGGATTGAGGCGGACCGCGTTGAGCTGAAGTACGACGGGGCGGGCAACCTGCCGTGCGAGCGCGGCGTGAACGGCGAGCTGGGCTACCGGTGGGACGCGCTGGCCAACCTGCAGGCATTGACGCTGCCGCAGGGCGACGGCCTGCAGTGGCTGCACTACGGCTCCGGCCACGTCAGCGCGGTGAAATTTAACCGGCAGCTGGTCAGCGAATTTACCCGCGACCGCCTGCACCGCGAAACCGGGCGCAGCCAGGGCGCGCTGCACCAGCAGCGCCGCTACGACGCGCTGGGCAGGCGCAGCTGGCAGAGCAGCGCCTTCAGTGACGGCAGGATAACCCGGCCGGAAGAGGGCATCCTGTGGCGGGCGTTCCGCTATACCGGGCGTGGCGAGCTGGCGGGCGTCAGCGACGCGCTGCGCGGCGAGGTGCACTACGGCTACGACGCCGAAGGCCGCCTGTTGCAGCACCGCGAGCTGAAGTCCGGCAGGGTGGGGGGCAGGCTGCTGTATGACGCCGCCGACAACCTGCTGGGCGAGCAGGCCCCGCACGACGACCCGGAACAGCACCCGCCGCCGCGGCCGCTGGGCGACAACCGCCTGGCGCACTGGCGGCGGCTGTTCTACCGCTACGACGCCTGGGGCAACCTGGTCAGCCGCCGCCACGGCGTCAGCGAGCAACATTACACCTATGACGCCGACAACCGCCTGATACGGGCCCGGGGCTTCGGCCCGCAGGGGGAGTTCAGCGCGCGGTATCACTACGACGCGCTGGGCAGGCGCACCCGCAAGGAGGTGACGTACGCAGGAAAATCCGCGCAGACCACGCGCTTCCTGTGGCAGGGCTACCGCTTATTGCAGGAGCAGCGGGCCAACGGCACGCGCCGCACCTGGAGCTACGACCCGGAAAGCCCGTGGACGCCGCTGGCGGCCATCGAACAGGCGGGAGAGGGGCCGGAGGCGGACATTTACTGGCTGAACAGCGACCTGAACGGCGCGCCGCTGGAGGTCACTGACGCCGAAGGTAATCTGCGCTGGTCGGGTCAGTACGACACCTTCGGCAGGCTGCTGGGCCAGACGGTGGCGGGTTCAGCACAACGCACGGGGCCGGTGTACGACCAGCCGCTGCGTTATGCGGGGCAGTACCAGGACAACGAGAGCGGACTGCACTATAATCTGTTCCGTTACTACGAGCCGGAGGTGGGCAGGTTTACCACCCAGGACCCGGTGGGGCTGGCGGGGGGGATGAACCTGTATGCGTATGCGCCGAATCCGCTTAGCTGGATCGATCCTCTTGGTTTAACGAAATGTTCGCCGAACAAGAAAACGACTTATGAAGGTGTCAGCCGCAGAGATGCGCTCAGGCAGGCTAAACGTGATGCTGGCATACCAAATAATCAACATCCCAAATCAATAAATCGTCCTGACTTGATGGATGGTTATGGTAAAAGATTTTTGGATGATAATGGAAAAGTAGTAAGAACAAGAGAATATGAGTTTACCAATATTGACGGCAAGGCTGTTTATATTCAGGAACATAGCTTAGGTCATGCTAAAGCAACACCTTTACATGGGGCTGAACCTCACTTTAATGTGAGGCCAATAGATGATTTAAGTGGCGAAGTATTAAATACTGGTAGTGTTCTTGGTACTCATGGTCACTATAATTTTTAA
- a CDS encoding SymE family type I addiction module toxin, giving the protein MQRRVTVGYRPKGGERDTPQVSIAGKWLAEAGFAVGTGVSLTVLDGCLLPIPDSREEMRLRAMEQQLELEQAKQRMIAMLV; this is encoded by the coding sequence ATGCAGCGGCGCGTTACCGTCGGCTACCGCCCGAAGGGCGGCGAACGCGACACGCCACAGGTCAGTATTGCTGGCAAGTGGCTGGCGGAGGCGGGTTTTGCGGTGGGAACCGGCGTAAGTCTGACGGTGCTGGACGGCTGTCTGCTGCCGATCCCCGACAGCCGCGAGGAGATGCGGTTGCGGGCAATGGAGCAGCAGCTGGAGCTGGAGCAGGCTAAGCAGCGGATGATAGCCATGCTGGTGTGA
- a CDS encoding hotdog family protein has translation MTPLHYELSDARRWAAFSGDYNPVHFDERWVRAQGGEGLSVHGMRALLDVKRFISPAEAPSPWLKCTVRLRRPLRCNTTYSLMRDAGRRVAATVAELPAGQPCISCQIMPETVFPTSANASQSTLDSTAFMRLQQAFTPLLPDAQRWHFLDALLFRHLIQDDALLRQEAIAALLPQRINMETLFVRFPVVQTHQEVVFDRGLLANWSPHAPAESLIVETLPALVVGDLRQGAIVRIASRTRYQNHAISNAVTLKIGPTTAQ, from the coding sequence ATGACCCCTCTGCACTACGAGCTAAGCGATGCCCGGCGCTGGGCCGCGTTCTCCGGAGACTACAATCCGGTACATTTTGATGAGCGTTGGGTCAGGGCGCAGGGAGGAGAAGGACTTAGCGTCCACGGTATGCGCGCATTGCTGGACGTGAAGCGTTTTATCAGTCCAGCGGAGGCCCCTTCTCCGTGGCTGAAATGCACCGTACGACTGCGTCGGCCGTTACGCTGTAATACCACCTATAGCCTGATGCGTGATGCCGGCCGCCGCGTTGCGGCAACGGTTGCCGAGCTGCCTGCCGGGCAACCCTGCATTTCCTGCCAGATTATGCCGGAAACTGTGTTTCCGACATCAGCCAATGCCAGTCAGAGCACGTTGGACAGCACTGCGTTTATGCGGCTGCAACAGGCATTTACACCGCTGCTCCCCGATGCACAACGCTGGCATTTCCTGGATGCGCTACTGTTTCGTCATTTGATTCAGGATGATGCCCTGCTACGTCAGGAGGCCATTGCGGCCCTGCTGCCACAGCGCATTAACATGGAAACGCTGTTTGTCCGTTTTCCGGTAGTACAGACTCATCAGGAGGTCGTTTTTGACCGCGGCCTGCTGGCAAACTGGAGCCCGCACGCTCCCGCTGAATCGCTGATCGTTGAAACGCTGCCCGCGCTGGTGGTGGGCGATCTGCGGCAGGGTGCGATCGTACGCATCGCCAGCCGAACCCGCTATCAAAACCACGCTATCAGCAATGCGGTGACCCTTAAAATTGGCCCAACCACCGCGCAATAA
- a CDS encoding acyl carrier protein, giving the protein MENIVPIYDKISEMICDAKDLEADAITPDTTLPELELDSLDYVELMVLAKRQYDVTLTAEMFVNRPFMTLRELCQLIDHERVR; this is encoded by the coding sequence ATGGAGAATATCGTGCCTATTTACGACAAAATTAGCGAAATGATTTGTGATGCAAAAGACCTGGAGGCGGACGCGATTACGCCAGATACCACCCTGCCGGAACTTGAACTGGACAGTCTGGACTATGTCGAGCTGATGGTGCTGGCGAAGCGGCAGTATGACGTCACCCTGACGGCTGAGATGTTTGTCAATCGACCGTTTATGACGCTGCGTGAGCTCTGCCAACTTATTGACCATGAGAGGGTGCGTTGA
- a CDS encoding beta-ketoacyl-[acyl-carrier-protein] synthase family protein, with protein MKKLNNELKRVVVTGYGAVTPLGATAAESWQAIMDNRLGYRYVDKKALNINTHFLGLIDDEPSQKGIPAVIRRRLPRFARLTLGAARQAMTMAFGDTPPQVFYHSLNCGAIMGTGWAGLDESYGAQAEFAATGVTSPFNCFFAMPSVTTAACSQFWGLNGYQNTVIAACATGTMVIGDAYEVIRSGRAQMMLAGAGESLTSHCAVWNIDVLGALSKETSDPQRASCPFSAHRSGFVLSEGAAVLCLEEREGALARGATILGEITGYANFSDAWDFTSPADNCLARVQTITQALRRADLEPQQLDYINAHGTSTPLNDLNETQSLKMALGEAAYAIPVSSTKSYSGHLISAAGAFESIVCLQAIGHGTMPATANYQQPDERCDLDYIVEGHRASDVRRTLNLSFGFGGANAALVLEKHS; from the coding sequence ATGAAGAAGCTGAATAACGAACTTAAACGCGTTGTCGTGACCGGGTACGGTGCCGTGACGCCGCTGGGCGCAACGGCTGCCGAAAGCTGGCAGGCGATCATGGATAACCGGCTCGGTTACCGCTACGTTGATAAAAAGGCGCTCAATATAAACACCCATTTTCTCGGGCTAATCGATGACGAGCCGAGCCAGAAAGGGATACCTGCCGTTATCCGCCGTCGCCTGCCGCGCTTTGCGCGCTTGACGCTGGGTGCCGCGCGGCAGGCGATGACGATGGCCTTTGGCGATACGCCGCCGCAGGTGTTTTATCACTCGCTAAACTGTGGCGCGATCATGGGAACCGGCTGGGCAGGGCTTGATGAAAGCTACGGTGCGCAGGCCGAATTTGCCGCCACCGGAGTGACTTCGCCATTTAACTGTTTCTTCGCGATGCCCAGCGTAACCACTGCCGCCTGTAGCCAGTTCTGGGGGTTGAATGGCTATCAGAATACCGTTATCGCCGCCTGCGCTACCGGTACGATGGTGATCGGCGATGCTTATGAAGTGATCCGCAGCGGCAGAGCACAAATGATGTTGGCAGGTGCCGGCGAATCGCTGACCAGCCACTGTGCGGTATGGAACATTGACGTGCTGGGCGCGCTGAGCAAGGAGACATCGGATCCGCAGCGAGCCAGCTGCCCGTTCAGCGCGCATCGCAGCGGATTTGTGCTCTCTGAAGGCGCGGCGGTGCTCTGCCTGGAAGAGCGGGAAGGTGCGCTGGCGCGCGGGGCAACCATTCTTGGTGAAATCACCGGATACGCCAACTTCTCTGATGCCTGGGACTTTACCTCGCCGGCGGATAATTGCCTGGCCCGCGTTCAGACCATCACCCAGGCTTTGCGCCGGGCGGACCTGGAGCCACAGCAGCTGGACTATATCAATGCTCATGGCACCTCGACGCCGCTTAACGATCTTAACGAAACTCAGTCGCTGAAAATGGCGCTGGGCGAGGCGGCGTACGCGATCCCCGTCTCCAGCACCAAGTCGTATTCTGGTCACCTGATCTCGGCGGCAGGTGCCTTTGAAAGTATTGTCTGCCTGCAGGCGATCGGTCATGGGACGATGCCCGCCACGGCAAACTACCAGCAGCCTGACGAACGGTGCGATCTTGATTATATCGTCGAAGGGCACCGTGCCAGCGACGTCAGGCGTACGCTCAACCTGAGCTTCGGTTTCGGCGGTGCCAATGCGGCGTTGGTTCTGGAGAAGCACTCATGA
- a CDS encoding SDR family NAD(P)-dependent oxidoreductase, which translates to MAEEWILITGGSRGIGQELVTHLLPEWNIVFTGRSEKDIIRTQSSAQSMGTSTWVKGIRCDGKDEACVERTARWLIDEFGAPAAVIHNAGMTNDALHIHQTAQDWRDILDNNLISVLNWNRQLLPAMMTRGKGSVVLMSSVTALKGNSGQTAYAASKAAMMGLSRSLAREVGRFGIRVNCLAPGLIAGDMVQAIAEPKLKALRKNIPLRRLGQANDVAQATAFLIGEGSSYLTGQTLVLDGGLSA; encoded by the coding sequence ATGGCCGAAGAATGGATACTGATCACCGGTGGAAGCCGTGGGATTGGTCAGGAACTGGTGACTCATCTGCTGCCAGAATGGAACATCGTCTTTACCGGACGTAGTGAAAAAGACATCATCCGCACGCAGAGCAGCGCGCAGAGCATGGGCACCTCAACGTGGGTCAAAGGGATTCGCTGTGATGGCAAGGATGAAGCCTGCGTAGAACGCACGGCACGGTGGCTAATCGATGAGTTTGGCGCACCTGCGGCCGTGATCCATAACGCGGGAATGACGAACGACGCGCTGCATATTCATCAAACTGCGCAGGACTGGCGCGATATTCTCGATAACAACCTCATTTCCGTGCTGAACTGGAACCGGCAGCTATTGCCGGCGATGATGACGCGCGGTAAAGGCTCCGTGGTATTGATGTCTTCAGTCACCGCGCTGAAGGGGAACAGTGGACAGACGGCTTATGCTGCCAGTAAGGCTGCGATGATGGGGCTGTCACGCTCCCTGGCGCGGGAGGTGGGGCGCTTTGGCATCCGGGTAAATTGCCTTGCGCCGGGGCTGATTGCGGGCGATATGGTGCAGGCTATTGCAGAACCAAAACTGAAAGCGCTACGAAAAAATATTCCGCTGCGTCGGCTGGGGCAGGCGAATGATGTTGCCCAGGCGACGGCGTTTCTAATTGGAGAGGGAAGCAGCTATCTTACCGGGCAGACGCTGGTACTGGATGGCGGTTTATCCGCCTGA
- a CDS encoding FidL-like protein: protein MSRLAIFFVAFCSVVILAASILHLTIKPAFSCESPFSILQSINSDIIRSNGIIYANMTDKNILIRIDGLLNHKDKKSIISRTLMLKYEVYNKGANLYKIISVDTFRDAVDDADDEISNNLLFDKKPGKNIIFIKRSGDNLLLLGNGSFPQYACGAYREKRPFSR from the coding sequence ATGTCTAGACTGGCCATATTTTTCGTTGCCTTCTGCTCTGTAGTCATTCTGGCAGCATCGATATTACACCTCACTATAAAGCCAGCATTTTCCTGTGAGTCACCCTTTTCTATTTTACAGAGCATCAATAGTGACATAATTCGTTCCAACGGAATTATTTATGCCAATATGACTGACAAAAATATTCTTATCCGAATTGACGGCCTGCTTAATCATAAAGATAAAAAATCCATTATCTCTCGTACACTAATGCTGAAGTATGAAGTTTATAATAAAGGTGCGAACCTGTATAAAATAATAAGCGTCGACACCTTTCGTGACGCAGTCGACGATGCCGATGATGAGATTTCAAATAATTTACTTTTTGATAAAAAACCGGGTAAAAACATCATTTTTATTAAAAGATCGGGCGATAACCTGCTGCTGTTAGGTAATGGTAGCTTTCCGCAGTATGCCTGCGGAGCGTACCGCGAGAAACGCCCGTTCTCGCGGTAG
- a CDS encoding Imm50 family immunity protein: MWFEHAMGSEKIKFMFNNEFSLESIQLESFKLHYHSTLQLHFLCKLIPGVFPAKWKKEKFNAISLVLSLGDILSFEVKGNEVGFICSPDVITSKEKSSINIVNNDFHLQCESRFLTIEGITPYIDERWD, from the coding sequence ATGTGGTTTGAACATGCTATGGGGAGTGAGAAAATTAAGTTCATGTTTAATAATGAATTTTCTCTGGAGTCTATTCAGTTGGAAAGTTTTAAATTACATTATCATTCTACTTTGCAGTTGCATTTTTTATGTAAGTTAATTCCTGGTGTTTTTCCTGCAAAATGGAAGAAAGAAAAATTTAATGCTATAAGCCTGGTTTTAAGTCTTGGAGATATATTATCTTTTGAAGTTAAAGGTAATGAAGTAGGTTTTATATGTAGTCCAGATGTTATAACAAGCAAAGAAAAATCATCGATAAATATAGTTAATAATGATTTTCATCTGCAATGTGAATCGAGGTTCTTAACAATAGAAGGTATAACCCCTTATATTGATGAAAGATGGGACTAA
- a CDS encoding SymE family type I addiction module toxin, giving the protein MSKTQRRVIVGYRPKGGERDTPQVSITGKWLAETGFAVGTGVSLTVLDGCLLQIPDSREEMRLRAMEQQLKAQQQELELAKQRMIAMLA; this is encoded by the coding sequence ATGTCCAAAACGCAGCGGCGCGTTATCGTCGGCTACCGCCCGAAAGGCGGCGAACGCGACACGCCACAGGTCAGCATCACGGGCAAGTGGCTGGCGGAGACGGGATTTGCGGTGGGAACCGGCGTAAGCCTGACGGTGCTGGACGGCTGTCTGCTGCAGATCCCCGACAGCCGCGAAGAGATGCGGCTGCGGGCAATGGAACAGCAGCTTAAGGCGCAGCAGCAGGAGCTGGAGCTGGCTAAGCAGCGGATGATCGCCATGCTGGCGTGA
- a CDS encoding DcrB-related protein translates to MPDDSRCTFTEGSVTLPEGYSDRTVNVLLAGDDASPSLNISRDTLRPDETPADYITRQLETLSGSLKGWVLKGREAAQLGEERLPGECVSASYLRDGRRIWQRQAVFTPGEGRVLVFTLAQPHKLSSRDDALLQRVLASYRAPMETGQE, encoded by the coding sequence ATGCCCGACGACTCCCGTTGTACCTTTACGGAAGGCAGCGTCACGCTGCCGGAAGGCTACAGCGACCGTACCGTTAACGTGCTGCTGGCCGGTGACGATGCGTCTCCCTCTCTGAATATCTCGCGCGACACGCTCCGGCCCGACGAAACGCCGGCGGACTACATTACCCGCCAGCTCGAAACGCTGTCCGGCAGCCTGAAGGGCTGGGTGCTGAAGGGGCGCGAGGCGGCGCAACTCGGTGAAGAACGGCTGCCCGGCGAGTGCGTGTCTGCCAGCTATCTGCGCGACGGCCGGCGTATCTGGCAGCGCCAGGCGGTGTTTACGCCGGGCGAAGGGCGCGTGCTGGTGTTTACCCTGGCGCAGCCGCATAAGCTTTCATCACGGGATGACGCCCTGCTGCAACGGGTGCTGGCAAGCTATCGCGCACCCATGGAAACCGGTCAGGAATAA
- a CDS encoding FaeA/PapI family transcriptional regulator, with amino-acid sequence MKFSRCCYGSGALHKNHTNSLDNLLALAAGMGISNFATVNAPEQISILELLREHRPEGLSTRDLANMCGISIYKVRHLLLPLERYGRVSRDKMQKHHRWFLSKEPTGM; translated from the coding sequence ATGAAATTCTCACGGTGTTGTTACGGCTCAGGTGCGTTACACAAAAATCACACTAATTCTCTAGACAATCTGCTGGCATTAGCTGCGGGAATGGGTATAAGCAACTTCGCAACGGTTAACGCACCGGAGCAAATATCTATTCTCGAATTATTAAGAGAGCATCGTCCTGAAGGACTGTCTACAAGGGATCTTGCTAACATGTGCGGCATTTCAATCTATAAAGTCAGGCATTTACTTCTTCCATTAGAACGATATGGCCGCGTCAGCAGAGATAAGATGCAAAAACATCATCGATGGTTTTTATCTAAGGAACCGACAGGAATGTAG
- a CDS encoding winged helix-turn-helix domain-containing protein codes for MRFDIEGFITFDSENAYLVNRLTGDRVDLSQTSSRLLNVLLNHHGDILSRNEIFQSVFDKFGARASNSNLNQYISILRRTLNDLGVEKEIIVTVPRVGFKISKKATVVHAEDQVNSVVDRALPAGPSVVHHPKAYFFLAGAIMLAIILALLTASPDKKNTSAGVTTRVQGKCVFYGFSSSSLQEIKNSFDLIGRQLNCSTPKDIYLYNKKIDSELGNITQLLITECDKKKDICTSVYIRDIKNV; via the coding sequence ATGAGGTTCGATATTGAGGGATTTATTACTTTTGACAGCGAAAATGCGTACCTGGTTAACCGGCTTACCGGAGATCGGGTCGATCTATCCCAGACATCGTCACGCCTGCTTAACGTTTTGCTTAATCATCACGGGGATATACTATCAAGGAATGAAATCTTCCAGTCGGTTTTCGATAAATTCGGTGCGCGCGCGTCAAACAGCAATCTGAACCAATATATTTCTATATTACGCAGAACGCTGAATGATTTAGGTGTTGAGAAAGAAATTATCGTTACCGTACCGCGCGTCGGATTTAAAATATCTAAAAAGGCCACGGTCGTTCATGCGGAAGATCAGGTAAACTCAGTCGTAGATAGGGCGTTGCCAGCGGGCCCCTCCGTCGTTCATCACCCAAAAGCCTATTTTTTTTTAGCTGGTGCAATCATGCTGGCCATAATCCTTGCGCTTCTCACCGCGTCACCTGATAAAAAGAATACGTCTGCTGGCGTAACAACGCGGGTTCAGGGAAAATGCGTTTTTTATGGATTTTCATCATCTTCTCTGCAAGAGATCAAAAATAGTTTTGATTTAATCGGCAGGCAGCTGAATTGTTCAACACCAAAGGACATTTATCTTTATAATAAAAAAATCGACAGCGAGCTGGGTAATATCACCCAGCTGCTAATAACGGAATGTGACAAAAAAAAAGATATCTGCACCAGCGTTTATATTAGAGATATTAAAAATGTCTAG